A genomic stretch from Anabrus simplex isolate iqAnaSimp1 chromosome 2, ASM4041472v1, whole genome shotgun sequence includes:
- the LOC136862789 gene encoding protein BTG2, giving the protein MRLEIHSAANFLVHLLRLHHNGLSETQLEMFKSSLTEVLRRRYQDHWFPEKPSRGSGYRCLRINGKMDPVIAQAGVAVGLPSAYLHSLFPSELTMWIDPAEVSYRIGENGSICVLYEDTNPSSNSEEFLMERGNKSESSSSSSSSTGCKESLRNMDLYLDTRGVQPFEQLAAFVSS; this is encoded by the coding sequence ATGCGTCTTGAAATCCATTCGGCTGCTAATTTCTTGGTTCATCTCCTTCGTCTTCACCACAATGGTTTAAGTGAAACTCAGTTAGAAATGTTCAAAAGTTCATTGACCGAGGTGCTTCGACGACGATACCAAGACCATTGGTTCCCTGAGAAGCCATCTCGAGGGTCTGGCTACCGTTGTCTCCGTATTAACGGAAAAATGGACCCCGTCATCGCACAGGCTGGCGTTGCAGTTGGACTGCCTTCTGCGTATTTGCACAGCCTTTTTCCCTCTGAACTGACTATGTGGATTGACCCCGCGGAAGTTTCCTACAGGATCGGCGAAAATGGTTCCATTTGCGTTCTCTACGAGGACACAAATCCTTCGTCAAACTCTGAGGAGTTCCTAATGGAGAGGGGAAACAAGTCtgaaagcagcagcagcagcagctcgaGCACGGGATGTAAGGAGTCTCTTCGCAACATGGACCTGTACCTGGATACCCGAGGAGTGCAGCCCTTCGAACAACTTGCTGCGTTCGTGTCCAGTTAG